The stretch of DNA AACTAAAAGATGAAATAATGGTATCCGCTATGGTTCGATTAGTGAAGCTGATATTGGCAGGCAAACAAATGTTTTGATCACTTATGGTAAAATTGGCGGCTATATCATAGATTTTTAAGCTTTGCCTGCTGGTATCTGTACAGCCGTTGATGTCCTCTGTGACTAGGGTTATCGTTTCTTGCCCAGGGATCGAAAACCTTTTCATGATTGTATCTTTTTGGGTAGTGGTCGGTCGATCTGTAATGTCAAATATCCAGGTGAAGCCTTTCCAACAGCAAGTGTCTACACCTCGTGAATTGGAGGCGTCCAAAAGTAACTCAGTACCTTTACAAATAGCCGTTTCTGGCAAAAGGAAGCTAGCTTGTATTTCCCTGACAAAAACAGTAACCGTATCCATGGAGATAGGGCAGCCAGACGTTGCATGCTCAGCGCTTAACACAACCCTATACGATCCGGTATCGCTATAGGTATGGGCGATGGTTGAACCTGTCGCTGTTTGTCCATCTCCAAAATCCCAGCGAAGTGTACTGGCATCGTAACTGGAATCCTGGAAAGTAAAAGTATAAGGATCAGCACAATCCATCTCGTAATGTATACGGGCTATAGGGCCTTTGACCACAATCAAATTTTTCTTTGTTACGGTACTTTGACAGCCATTAAATTCGACCGTCAGGGAGACATCCATAGGACCAGTGGCGTGGTCGAAGGTCCAATTGAGATTAGGTGCTTGAAAGCAATGAAAACTTCGCCCTTGGTCCGTCTCGAAATGCCAGGCATCAATACTGTCAGGTGGCGTTAAATCGGTAAATTGAATGCTTTCCCCAGGGCATATGTCTGTTTGATCTACCGTGAAGTCGGGAATGATTGCATCACCCACTTCAATGCGTAAAGCATAAGAAGTATCCCTACATCCTGCTGCATTTTCTATTTTCAGGATGACATCATAAGTACCTGCTTGGGTGTAAGTATGTGTGTGCGCATCATCCGATGTCAACCTTGCGCTACTGCCATCTCCATAATCGTAAGTCCAGTGCAGGATGGGTTCAAAGGAATTACTAGAATCGGCAAAGGTTACCGTTAGTGGAGCACAGCCGTCAATCTTATCGGGCATAAACAAGGCGTTAGGGGTAAAAATCGTATCAGGTGTAAAAAAAGTGTCCCTGCAACCGGAAGGATTTTCTAAAATGAGTTGGGTATATAATAAATAGCGGCCGCTTTCTCCATAAGTGCTAGTATCCTTTCGATCATATTGGTGGGTAGGGCGTATTTCGGAGGAAGCGGTTCCATCGCCAAAGTTCCAAAGATAGACCTGACCATCAAGGCTTTGGGGGACAAAGGAGACCAGCAGCGAGTCATTGCAAGTATAAGATGGGTCGGAGGTGAAACTAGCATCAGGATGGTCGACAAAAACAGATTTCGTAGATGTTGATTCGCAACCCCTATCATTATCATTAACTAATAATTCCACTATGTAGGTTCCACCTTCTTTAAAGATAACAAAAGGATCCTCTTCGGTAGTGATAAAAGGGGTAGCGGCAGGACCAAAAGTCCAACGGTATTCTCCTCGGTCAGATAAATTGATGAGGAAAATAGTATCACCGATACAAACTGTATCTGGCATAACAAACTGGGCCAATGGTTTGCCTATTTTGACTGTTTGGGAATAACTACCTTGACAGCCCAATTCATCTCTCGCGGTTAACGTTACAGGAAAACGGCCGAACGCATTATACGTTTGAGCCGGAGGGTTCGCTGTATTTGTCATATTCCCATTTCCAAAATCCCAGGAAAATTGAAGATTATTCCCTGGTGTTGTATTCATGAAACGCACGTTTAAAGGAGGATCACAAGATTCCGGAATGTCGGGGCTTGTGGTGAAACCTACTTCTTTTACCTGGTTCACTTTGATCAGATTAGGGAAGTTTTGTGTGACATTACAGCCAGGTAGGTTGGTTGAAATGGAGAGGGACGGTGTAAATATCCCTGCTTCCTGATAGGTATGACTAACCTGGGTGGGAGCATTGGCACTCCCGCCATCTCCAAAGGACCAGCTGATGCTATTGATTTGGATGGCATTAGCGACCATAGAGGTATTTGTAAAATTTACCAATAATGGAGCGCAACCAGCTAAAGTATCTGCCACGATACTTAGCACCGGTTTAGGCAAAACAGTAATGGTAATCGTACCTATCACGGGTTGGTCGGGACCATTGCTAAAGTTAACGGTATATTGACCCTCCGCTACATAAGTGGTGGCAGGAAAAGCCAAATTGGAGGTTACATTATTCCCGAAATCCCAAAAGTAAGTACTCAGACCAGCGGGAGGAGTGAAATTGACAGACAAGGGTGGACAACCTTGTGTGATAGAGGCCGTTTGGGAAGATAGTAAGTGGCAAATACCCATTAGCAACAAGCTGACTATCAGCCTGTAAAAAAATAGTTTTGTTTTCATAACAAGGGATTTGTTTTATGTATCAATTCATAGCATAAAATGTAATAGCGCGTTGGTTATCATTGCAAAGAAAATTTAAAATGTGTAGGTTTGCAAATATCCTTCGCTTACAATTTTTGTGGTCAAGTGAAAATGCCAGACTAAAGCGACCATCCGCGTTCGCCGAAGCTTTAGCGGAGGAGCAAGAAAGCTATATTATATCTTTTGCTTTCAATGGACACAAGGGCACAAAAAATGTGATAGAACCGAAAATATTAGAAAAAAAGCGTATGTATCCTTCTTTGGCAAAGCGAGAAATAGCCAAAGAATAAATATTAAGCTATGACTATTAAAACAATTCTTTTATTAGGATGTCTATTCATCCCCATTAACGCCGTTTCTCAAAAACTTCATACCAGAGACCAATCATTACCGTGTTTTGAAAAAACATTCTCTATTGTTGCCCATATCCCCAAAGATACTTTTGGCGATATTTACCTCAATGAAGCACAAATACAAAGTGCCATTGATACCATGAATGTCTATTTCTCACCGATTTGTATGCGATTTGAGTTGTGTCAAATAAATATTATTGAAAATTTTCAATACGCTGCGCCAAAAAACACGAATGAATGGGCACAAATGAAGATTAAATACCAACAAAGTAACCGTATTAATATATTTTTTGTAGGAGATATTCCTTGGGTTCCTTATGAATGCGGGTATTCCGATTTGGGCGGATTGGCCTTTCCCCAGCGAGATGCCATTATGGTGAAAACAGGATGCGCTGTGATTAGTCCCAAAATGGTTAGCCACGAAATGGGGCATTTTTTTGGATTATTGGATACAAATGAAAGACGCATGGGGGGCACAGAATTAGTAGATGGTTCTGATTGTGAAACTACTGGCGATTTTATTTGTGATACACCTGCTGATCCTTATATCCCGGGTGACCTCTTATACGGTAAATACCTGGATGGAAATATTCCATGTCGGTTTATTTTCAGGGAAACAGATGCTAATGGGCAGTATTATATGCCAGATATAGGTAATTTTATGAATCTATACCCAGATATTTGCAAATGCGGTTTTACAAATCAACAATACTTAAAAATGGCGGAAGTATATAGAGGTGCCCAAGGTACTTGGTAAGGATTAATCAATATCAAATCGCAGTAAATCTTCCTGAATTTCCCAGATGACCATTGCCTGACCGTAA from Saprospiraceae bacterium encodes:
- a CDS encoding PKD domain-containing protein, with the protein product MKTKLFFYRLIVSLLLMGICHLLSSQTASITQGCPPLSVNFTPPAGLSTYFWDFGNNVTSNLAFPATTYVAEGQYTVNFSNGPDQPVIGTITITVLPKPVLSIVADTLAGCAPLLVNFTNTSMVANAIQINSISWSFGDGGSANAPTQVSHTYQEAGIFTPSLSISTNLPGCNVTQNFPNLIKVNQVKEVGFTTSPDIPESCDPPLNVRFMNTTPGNNLQFSWDFGNGNMTNTANPPAQTYNAFGRFPVTLTARDELGCQGSYSQTVKIGKPLAQFVMPDTVCIGDTIFLINLSDRGEYRWTFGPAATPFITTEEDPFVIFKEGGTYIVELLVNDNDRGCESTSTKSVFVDHPDASFTSDPSYTCNDSLLVSFVPQSLDGQVYLWNFGDGTASSEIRPTHQYDRKDTSTYGESGRYLLYTQLILENPSGCRDTFFTPDTIFTPNALFMPDKIDGCAPLTVTFADSSNSFEPILHWTYDYGDGSSARLTSDDAHTHTYTQAGTYDVILKIENAAGCRDTSYALRIEVGDAIIPDFTVDQTDICPGESIQFTDLTPPDSIDAWHFETDQGRSFHCFQAPNLNWTFDHATGPMDVSLTVEFNGCQSTVTKKNLIVVKGPIARIHYEMDCADPYTFTFQDSSYDASTLRWDFGDGQTATGSTIAHTYSDTGSYRVVLSAEHATSGCPISMDTVTVFVREIQASFLLPETAICKGTELLLDASNSRGVDTCCWKGFTWIFDITDRPTTTQKDTIMKRFSIPGQETITLVTEDINGCTDTSRQSLKIYDIAANFTISDQNICLPANISFTNRTIADTIISSFSWVFGDFTSSTAENPTHVYTNNIEGIDTIPVSLYVVDVLGCSASFFDSITVYQPQSFIITDPPFGNACIGEDIKFFSADVNDAGYDFIFNWDFGNGQTSSNSPTIGSFDRAGDYIVTMRYEEVGTGCGGADSVLIIIQDYPEADFSTSIDNEPFVCFPSQVQFMNQSTASSILFHTWDFGNMQQSSETHPLASFEKGTFDIRLISSTTFGCADTAYQSITLIGPEGDFDFNPMGICEGGTATFTIQDTIDVNSYSWDFGDGSPLVDDLSPVEHTYQNIPVLGPRPVTLILRSVENGCETTVTKSISIFETRAGFMVNNSLDSIFCADTLQFTNTSTQANQYSWDFGNGMRSVLANPAIPFTPGVYQVRLAVANTDIGCKDTLIRELTLTALTDIVFLQDSICRGDTTILRLLNPQEGHTYRWQPSNLILDDPRLPNPRVAPLSTTDYKVEVMDEKGCTGEADGRIYIIPPPVWEDKDTTVCIGDTIFFANPPNPDGLYQFTWSPPLPLLVGQKDSILLLTIEDVAGCYTETYDYFIRGLTGDIKVPNVFTPNGDNINDVFKAYTDLNPADGEEVEILTMRIWNRWGQVVFEGNGQQAVWDGTHKGKFAPSDVYIYTIEMDVKVCGMKGIQVKRGDVTLVR